One Odontesthes bonariensis isolate fOdoBon6 chromosome 12, fOdoBon6.hap1, whole genome shotgun sequence genomic window, ACATTAAAATCAATGAAGCAACAACTATTACCAGCGTTAGCAGCAGCTGTATTCATAGTAAGAGGGCTTTGTCGTCCAGGATTCAGCCAAGGAAAGCTCCTTCTTAAATGGTACTCTGAAAACgtttaaacaaaaataatgacATTTATGTTTGCGCACTGTAAGGCTGGAAGGCAAAGCAGCATTGTCTCTTTTATAAGTGTCATGCTAAGTGCAGTAAACTCAGAAAATCACTGGTCATTGTTACTCATTTTATTGCCtctcacatacaaacacacaggcCAAGTACACATGGACTTCCAGATACTTTAGTTATAGTTGAAGCGGTGAAACATCTGTCAGAAAATGATCAAACTTCTTAAAGTGCAACCACTTAACTCAGCTTTGAAGATATACAAATAACACAGCAGGAAGAAGTAAAACTCTTTAATTCTAAGTGACCTGGAAAACGATGTTGAACTTGCCTGTTAATTTAGAAAATATGCTGCTAAATTAGACTGTCTTCTGAACTGAGGGGGGGGTCCGcatcaggtgagaggcagggtccACCCTGGACAGGTGGCCAGTCTATCACAGAGCCACACAACCATGTGTGCTCACTCCTAGCAACAATTTAgacaattaacctaacatgggTGGGAGGAATCCTTTCGTTTGGATACATGCAGAAAGACCTCAGCTGGGATTCGAACAGGGAACCCTGTTGCTGTGATGCGCTGGTGCTAACCACCGAGCACAGTGCAGCCCATCATAATAAACCTTCATGGAAAATAAGGATGTCAGTTCCTTAATCAAAAGGGGCAAATTCAAAATGTTCCAATGATAAATCTTTCTAGGTTGAACCACAAAAAATTACCGCCTTTCGAATGTTTGGGGGTTCAGATCTAATCTATTCTCACTGATGATCAGAACTGGTTTTAACTCAGCTTACCAAAACTATACCATCAGAAAAAGTGCCGTTAGGATTATTGATTATTGAGGAACTGAAAACTCATTAAAAAAAGGCTCAAACTGCAGCGTTTTATTGCTAAAGTTAATGGACTTTAATGGAAGTTTTGTAATGAACTACTGGGCAACGCAATCTGAGCCTGATATTCAACCAGCCTATTATATTGTTGTCCTGCAAACAATGAGTCTGTAAAGAAGGAAAATTAGTAACTAAAGCTGCCAAGTTAACGTAAAAGAATCTGAGCCAACAAAGCTCCTAACGATGGTATTTAGTGTTTGCAATTTACttgaaatattgaaaaaaatgtCTGATTGAATACTTTTTCCAGCTCTTAAATTAAGATGTTGCAGAACGGCTGAAGCTGATGATGCTGCTTTCTGTGGGTTTGACTCTGTTTTTACAGAAAACACTTAAATATGTGAAAGCATATAGCACTCTGCTGTCTATTTCATTGGATATTTGAAATTGAACCGCTTTCTTAACAGCTCTGAGAGGGAATTTAGATGGCTTGGAACTAGACCGCTGTGTTCAAATCTCTCTACATCTGATGCAACCCAAATTGTTTTCCACATCTCCACCTTTGCCCCTGTCCTGTGCTACTCCTCGGGTCGGACCCAGCTGACAGGCACCCACTGGGGCTCGTTCTGTGCCTGctggatgatggagcagagCTGAATGCAGGCATCCTGTAGGTCGTCGTTCACCAGGATGCTGTCAAAAAACTGCTTGTATTTAGCTTCCATTAGCTGGGAGGCGTCCTCCAGCTCCAAAAAATCTTCCTCCTGCATGAAGAGAGATAAGACTGTGCTCACTGCTCCATGCTTTGACTCagtttatttcttatttctgcTCTGGTGTACTATCAAGCCTAATATTTCCGATATTTTCTTTCCTaatttgatcagtttggctacAAAGTGGGAGAAATAGAAATGTAAAGCGAGGCATCGTCTGCAGTCTTACCGTCGATGCTCTGTTGATGGCGTAGTTGGTGATAATTGTGGAGTTTCGCCGAGTTTGTCTCAGTCTTTCCGGGTTTGGAGGTTTGATGAAAATCACAAAGGGCTTAAATTTTCTTGTCCTTAACAGCTGGATGCTCTGAAAATGAAACAATTTATGTATTATTAGACAAAAAGGCCGCTCTGATCCGGATTTTTTGAGGCAAATCACTGATTCCTGGAAGCAGGACTGATCGATATTTGTCACATGGTACATTTAAAGTctttataatataatattattCACTTATGTTTTGATTTGACAGCAACTAATTTATCATTAGGCAAGATGTGCATCATATTCTTAAAATATTAAgataaaaataacaataaaagctAAATGAAAACAATCTACCATTTTGATAATAAATTGAACTGAAGACTTTAAATGAAGCATTTTCCTGGGTGctgcttcttttttctctctctacgCAGGATTTTGTGCCGTAGTGGCACTCAATCAATCACTTAATGTATCAATCTTTATCAATATAACactttttttaaagcagaaatGCCTCTCAGAGGAggaataaaaactaaatataaagaaattctaaagaaaaaacaaagaaaactattatcaaaaactgaaataaaacaatacaaaaaggattaaagaaaaatgttaaagaTCAACAAATAATCATATGAAGTAGTGCACAAaagttaaatgaataaattcagTCATGAACTCAGATTAACTTATTTTAAGTGAGTTTCAGTTGTTTTCATTCAGTGGGTTGAATAATATCTGTGAGTATATAATTGATGACATGTAAATGTAGCTGTAGCAGCTGAGAAAGGGCTTTGTAATGCTGTTTGTATCCATGTGCTAACTGGCCAAGTTTAAGTTACTTTATGTTGACCCAGTGGGGGTATCTTCACTTTGCTTTACTGTTAGCATCTTCCTGCTGCTTGCTGTGCTAACACACAATGACCTTGGACTGAAAAAGCTTCATACACAGACACTCACATGTGGTTCAACATCGATGATGCACATCCGTCCGCGTTTCAGCACCTCATCCATTCCATCGATGCTGGTCCCATACAGCTGGCCCTTACTCTCCCCATACTCCACAAACCTGAACGCAGAAATACATTCACACTTTTGTACATATGGTGAAGCTTTTGAGCTAAATAGAGCTCAAATACAACTGAGTAGAATAAACTTGACTCACAACAATGTAAGGAAAGAGAGTGAAGCCTACCTGTGGTTGCAGACCATGTACTCAAACAGCTCTTTGGTAACAAAGTGGTACTCCCTACCCGTCTGCTCCCCTTCTTTTAGTGGACGAGTGGTGTCTGCAGAAACACAGTGACAGTGATGGTGTGAGCATAGTCCAACACTCTAAACTAGGGCCTTACAGTTACCATATGATGCTAATTCACAGGTTTATCATTTCATTGATCGGTTTGCATCCATTGATGCTGACAAaccttatttttttccccatattGCACATTACTGCAACAGTTCTGACCAGTTTTGCAGATGTTAAGAAGGCACACACCTGATCAGAATAAGGCAAATCCTCGTGCATGTTGTGAGAGTGTTTGTTGAGAAACGATGAAATCATATGGGTGAACGTTcaaaacatttacaaaatgttagAGCGACGTGGATTATGTACAATAAAGCACACGACTATATGTATTTAACTTGTAGATTTCCTTCTGTAACTGTTACAATATGAGAACAATGACTTATTGACTTCAGATGAATTCATTGAATGAGTGGACGGCACATACGAGGGACAGGTCCCTGGAAGGTCGATGGGTTCAGTTTGATGAGCCTCTTCCTCAGCTCGTTCACTCCAACTCCCGACGCACCTGTTCAGAGGAAACCATCGCAGATGTCAGCAGACTCTCCGTGCACAGCTCAGTCGAGCCACGTTTACAGCTCACCTTTTGTTGTCATACTGTTCTTGTTTCAGTGTACACAAAGGTGTATATTCTCCTTCTGTGAATGTCTGACTGCTACAATGCGTGGCGATATGCCTCCTTGTAacctttttctttctattctgcTGTTCCTGGCTTTTCCTTCTGTTTACCatctcccagaaagcctcagatcagctgaaacactcagtgtatttaagtccaggctgaagacacacctattttcagctgcatttgaataaagctctaaatctgaagcttgagttttaaaactttaaatcatattttaactactgattttatctgattttatctattgttcttatttctttcttttttgtttaagatttaaattgtgctttttatttctactgttttaatgtatttgtaaagcactttgaatcgccctgtagttgaattgcgctaaacaaataaacttgcctttccTTACAAATGAAATAATCATGGCCACAATTCTGCAACTTTCATAGCAATTGATTATTTTCATCCAGTCGGATTAACTATGATTCAAGTGGATAAATATAAGGACAGGAGGTGAAATACTATAATTCACTTCACTTTCATGAATTTTTCCTTGATAATACAATGATATTCTACATAAAATCTTATCTCTAACATGATATATTATCGATAACCCTCGTGTTGCAATGGGATAAGAATGAAATAGACACATAATTTAAAGCCCTTTTTGTAGGATATTTATCAAACAGCTGTACACATCACAGCTTAGTGTCGGTGTGTCAGATTCTCTTTGACATTTTCCTTTAAGGACAAGAATTTAGGAAAAGACGACAGGAGGTAATTCTTTTTACTATTTGACTGGACCCTGGGTCAAATTCTGGGTTGGGAACTGTGTTTGGAGCATGTGCCAATAACTGTTTGTGTCCAACTGAATATACATGCTGGAGTAATTAACTCCCTGTGGAATCATTTGTGCTTGTTGATGCAACTTTGACGAATTCAATTAAGTCCAGTTTTAGTCGGGCCAACACAACAATTAGATTATATAATGAACAAAATATATGTGATGTGACATATACACATAGTAAGATAATGGCCGAGTTATTATCATCTTAACTTTAAATAAGATTAAAGATTGAGACATAAAAGTATTGTCACTGAAACTCTGAAGAGAACTTTTCACCTGTATTGCATTTGAATATACTGAGATGTGTCACAAAATAATCTAAAAGAGCCACTTTGGCAATTTAAATCAGACTGAGACATATTAAAGACGGAACAGCTGAATAAAAATGGCAAAGTGAGCTTGGATCATTCATAAAACTTCCAAGAGAATAAATATTGACTAAGAGGGAGGAAAGAAAATATGGAGCAAAGTTCAAAATACTCTTAATCAGAAAGGCAGAgctaaaaatagataaaaataaaattttacatattttttttataaaaataaatttttataattttataaaataaaatttttattttattttatttttatttcgtttttgcatttaaaggactcactacttttatttgtgtattttatttgcattttactgtccctgcttttgatcttaatatttgtcttttatcccacAGTAGCACTTGGTggattttgttgtaaatgtaaagtgcgttgtaaataaaatgtattattattattattaaaaatataaactctACCTTGGAGAGGACTTAGTGAACCTAATCATTCCTAAGGGCAAGTGATCAGTGAGATTTAGCCAGTTATGTGGATGTTCTCCTCTCACCGACAAGGATGATGAGGCGGTGGTTCTCCTGCGGGGGGCGCTGGTACAAAGCCACCTCCTCGTAGGGGGTGGACAGAGCGTTGATGTTGGGGGAGCAGGAGGTGCAGGACTGTCGCCTCTTCCTGTAGGACGTCCTCCTCCAGAGACGGAAACTCCGCCGGAAACCAGCTGATGAGGGCGGAGAACACATTCATTGATTTACATGTTCATTCAGAGGCGAAATCCCTGTCCAAAGCCAGGAAGGGGAACCGGATCTTCTTCTTTCAGAAGTATACATATCttccataaaaaataaatgaatcgtCGCCATGCTTTTCAGACTGCAACAATAACTCAGAATAGGAGAAAAAGGAGAGTTTGATGTATGTCACTGCTACTCTGGTGGAAATCCTGGAATGAATGGTTCTCTGAACTGTATTTGCAGCTCATTAGAGGTGGAATACGCACTGATTTGAGCTGTACATGCTCTGCTATAATGCCAGAATCATCCAGAAGACACCtcaatgttttattattatcattaactTAACTGTTTTCATCATTTATTTCTTCTAATTTGAACGGTTACATGTTATGGAAGCAAAACGACCCATATTGCAAACTTCTTCTGTAGTGTTTCACCTTAAATAACTTTTCTATTAAAGCAAAAGTAATTATTGTCTTTTTAAATATTGTTAATACAACATTAACTAATGCCTTCGGGATCAGTTTATGCTTTTATTAAGAGCAACATCTGGGCTGCCGGCCTGTTGATCATTTCTCCTTCAGcactgattttttatttaatcccACTATGAGTCTTTTAGTGTTTTTTCATTCACATATCCTGGTCAACATCCTCCAAGTTCCTCGTTCTTAATGTTTTATTATAAGTCCATAAAGAACTGCAGGCTCCCCTACAATCAGGCAGTTAACTCTTGAGAAGCAGTATCTTATTGTCAAAGACTGAAAATACATAGTGAAGCAAGAACCAAAAATTAAATGAGTTTAGTGAGAAATATTTGATTAAGCTTTAAATCTAAATTCAAGTTTTTAATCTCTGCTTTTTAGAGTAGTTTTTTGAAGAAAGAGCCTaaagaaacataaaaatgtctttaaatggATAtagtgagaaaataaatgtcttgTTGAAACATGAAATGACTAAATTAGTTTTTTCATATGATATTCCttctaaaatgttttgtttttccaccatTGAGCTAATCTGTCTTCTCCTCTGTTTGCAGTCTCAGTGGATAAACCATTTAATTATGTGATCATTGAATGCATCTTACCCAGGTAGATGCCATCAGTGATATCGGAGTCAGCCTCATCTGAAGGAAAGAAACAGTCAAAGTCTTTGTTCTCTCCACAGGAGTTCCTTAACTTTCAATTTCGCTAAACTCCTCTTTTCATTAAGCACAAAACAGATAAAATAATTAAAGTGGAAATACAAATGAATCCAGTTACTGTGGAGAtttaaaatactaaataaaaacCAGACAAACACTGTAATAAATGATGCATCGGCTAATGAATCCTGTAGGCTTAAATACAAGAAAACGGTACAAAGCATCACAAGTGATCGGCAGTCATTATCATTTGCTCATCTTAATCAGATCAATACACAAGCGTCTGGACAGACTTACCCACCAAAGTTTATTTCTTGAATATCCAAATCTggaggaaaagagaaaagaacaaCAGTCACTTCCACTCCGCTGATGGTTGATGAGATTCTGTTCATAAAAACTCAAAAATCAAATATTCTGACACGCTTTACCTGTCACGATGCGTTTGCCATCAGGATTTGGTGGATCGTCCTCTGGaggagctggaaaaaaaaaggcttcattACGGCAACAAAACGCACAGGTTAACATCTGATAAAGGTTTAAAACACTGCGCTTCTCATGTATTACCTTAGAAACACTTAGAACATATTTCTTTAAttaactctgtgtgtgtttttagttgttttgtCTGGAGTCCAGCTGACCCATTTAGATTTAGCTTGGACACACATAcccattcatttttattgaatGTAGTATTCTCTACTTTGATAAAGAATAGTTTGAGATGGTAACTTTCACCCCATTGCTCATGAACGCATTCAAATGCTTTGCACAGATCTCACATCTCAAGCAAGTTGTTTTTTCATGTTATTGAAAATGAGATGTCATGAGATGCTCCTCACAAATTATGAGAGGTCAACAGTTCCAGTGcacataaaaaagaatataaacaGCTGCTTTGGGAATGAAATGTACAGCGTTTTTATAATTATTCCCTACAGGGAAAAAGAAGTGACTTTGCTGAAAGTTGGTGAgtcaaaaaggctaaaacaggaACTTAGACTCCACTGGGAACCTGACTTTTGGATCTCAGACAGCATTCAGACTAAGAACAAATGTTGTACTTTAAAAGTATTTGAAGGTTATGTCTGACATGCTAACAAAATTAAAAGCACTTAATTGATGCTGAAAAAACGTCGGGTTCATTCAGCTTCCATCTTAAAAGTCAACGGCTGTTCTGCATTTAGACTTTGGTCAAATCTCGGCGTATCAATCACCAAATTTAACCACAATACAATGTTAAATCAGTGCCATCTATTCACAATTCAATCTATAAGATATTTGATCCACCCTTGTTTTTTCTGTTACATTAGCTTGTAATGTAGATTCTCAGCTGAAAGAATATGTTAAATATCTGAACTTGTAGTTTGCGTGTCGTGCTACCATGGAAACCGTGCTTTTAGTTTGTGGATCCTAATAAACtaaatattgtttttatatCTTTTGCCCTAAAAAGTCTGACACCAGATCTAAGTCTGGGCCTTTCATAAGAGATTATTCATTCACTGAAACTCTGCTCTGGTTTGGTCAGTGAATTATGGGATTTCTGTGTTAAAATGTGATAGCGTCAACGTTAAATGCACttagaaaacaaatgtttataTGCAGCTGTCTAATAAACGTCTGTCTCAACTGTAgcaactttgtttttctctccttcATATTGTGATTGGTGTCATTGTGCAAAAGAAAAGTCAAACTATGTGTGAACAACATGAGAACAACAGGCTCACAAAATGCAAACAAGCTGTCATTACTGTGAATGATAAGCTACTCTATGAGTGCTTCATCAGGGGCCACACCCACCGTTATCCGCCTGGGACCCTGAGGGCAGCAGGAAGGAAAGAAACAGCTGTTATTTTCAGTTACATGCACAACGCTACGTCAAAACCAAGGTTAACCCAGGTGGGAAATATGAGGGGAACCATAGTCAGTGTTAAGTAGGGATGTATACAGAGTACTGGTATTGTTTGGTACCGGTCCATCCAGTACCGTTAAGATTCTGGACAAACAAAACTGTTATCGGTACTTTTTGACCATCTAACCGTAATCATGACATGTAATCATTTATGTAATCATTTATGTATGTTTTTTCTTCTATGACCTTCTggtctacactggaaaaaaaatgcccctccaaaaataagtaagaaaaacaacaaatacgagacctTTTTGCtagaaataagcaaaaacatctgccaatggaactagtgaaaatcagtcCAACCAGTCAGGTGTGGGAGCAAAGTGTGAAAGGAATGAGAAAAAGTAGAGCTGGATTGGCAAATTAATGCCACGTTGTTCATGTTTCTGTGTCACAATTACAATTTTCACTCCTCTATTGGTAACAGCCACATTTTGTGCTGTTGTCCAACATATCTGTTGCAGGTTTTCCTtctccacacacacatttacattgctaatttgtgctgacacacaaGATGGGATGAGATAATGAAGAGGAATCCTTACAGGGTCTGATGCAGGTATGAACCTGTAACGGCTGACACCACCAGTTCTCCCTCTGTTTACTTCagagataaaaacaaacaacaaagaagaaacatttaaatgatttcagCTGCATGAAAAGCACGGCGCTCAGATACTCAGTGAAATAACGACAACATAAAACACTCGACAAGTTCATTTGAAGTCGTGTGAAAGTTCAGCTTTGGCTGATTCGAGTTGTACTAATGAAAGTACACAAGTATTACCAGCTTAATGATGTCAAAGTACTCAAGTGTATAAGTACTGAAGTGTTATCAGCTTCATGAAGAACGCAGCTGTTCTATAGTTCTATATGTACTATATACATATAGTCAAAGTATTTGTGATAAAGTAGTGAAATACTATCAGCTTCATGCAGACAAagaatgaaaagtaaaagtacACATATGATGATGTCGTGAAAGTATCAGCAGAAGATGTTCACAAGTATTATCAACTTGGTATAGTCAAATAGTAGGATGACTGAAGTGTTATTCCCTTCATGAAGTATTAGTATCAGAGACAAAAATGAAGTACTATCAGTTCCATGTAGTTAAACTATCAGTAGTGGAATTACTGAAGTATTCACAGCTTTATCTTGACACGTGTTAAAATATCAACAGATAAAGTACTGAAGTACTGTAAACATACAATTATTGAAGTAATTATGTACTTAAATCATCACTTTTGTGCAGTATTTGTATCGCTTGTAACAGAAATGAAGTATTATCAGCTTCGTGTAGTAAAAGTATCAACAGTGGAATTACTGAAGTATTATTCCCTTCATGGAGTAACATCTGCTGTGAGAGTATCAGTTGTAAAAGTACTTGGGTATGATAAGTTTCGTGTAGTAAAAGGATCAATAGTGAAATCACTGAACAATTTTCAGCTTTGTGTTGAACACACGTCGAAGAATCAACAGAAAAAGTACTGAAGTACTTTCCGCCCAATATATTAATTTATTCCAGCTCCCAAACACTAATTTTTTTATGGTGCTAAGGCTTAAATTAGCTTAATTATTAAATAACTTAGTGGTAAAAGCACCAATAAAGCAGTAAAATTATTGATTTCTGAATCTTTAAACTTGCTGAAACACTTTCCAACAGACGTACGCTGCAGTTAGTTTTACTGTGATAAACGGATCAACAACTCCCTCTGGTGGCAGCTTGAGAGGGCGGCAGGTGTCAGTATGTGTGGGTCTGTGCCTCACCTCTTCAGCATGCTGGCAGAGGGAATCAGACCAGCGCAGGCCGCCCCACGGGGCAACTTCCTGGCCTGCCACCACTGTCCGTCCGACTGGTCGACCACCTCCAGCAGGTCTCCCCTGCTGAACGGCATCCCTGCATCTGGACATGGGATGGAGGAGTCCTGATGGGGGCAGTAGTCCACCATTGCCCTCATGTACGCCTGACAGAGAGTGGGACAGTTTCTGGGTGAAATTGAACAGTTACTGAAAAGACGGATGGCTTTGTGGGTCGCTGAATATCTTTAAAAAGCCACAACTCGGTCATGTTGTGTTAGTCATGTGCGACAAGAACTTAAAAACAGGGATTAAACGACTTATTTGATCAGAGATAAAAACTCAAATTTCCTTTGTTAAACAATCAGGAGGTTGAATAACAGCACTTTTAGAGATAAAGTTTGTGCAATAACAATAAAGAAATGATAAGTATTAAGCTTTAGAGCTGCTGGCAGGGGGCTTTTGTTAGGTTTTATTGTGTCGTGGAATGACAGTGTGGCAGGTGAATACGTTGCTGGAATGATCACAACAGTCAAAAATCTCATTGAATAAACTAATTACTCTATCAAAAAGAAACTTGAGTTGCTTATTTGTCCAGTTTGCCAACACTCAGAGCAGACTTTAAGGTCTGTTTAGCCATAAGTAACGTTTGGAGTAATTTGATCACTCTTTCTAAGTTTAGCAATGAAAAGGAGGAACTTTTTCCCCCCTGAAAGTGACATTTATTCCTGGTCCCGCTGTCGAAGGGACagatacaggaaatcattcctgccacatgccatcaCACTGTACAATAAAAGCTGAAATCAGTGGTCCTTATTTCTCCGTATGCACTttagatatatatttttacatgttaaacatactgcatactgtacatCTGCTCAAAAATGCTATTGGTACTGCACAACTGCACATTTTGTTGTATATTGTAAATTCTATTCTAAAGGTTATATTTTACGTTTATTTCATCATTTCCCAGTTTGGGATTAATGAAGTATTTCCAttccattctattctattcatttttcatttcttttctcttttacaGAGCGTTTTAGTTGATGCAGCACTACAAAGCACGATGCATATTGGTCAGAAATTATGTCCTAATTGGCACATGAGATGAAAAACTCTCTAAAATCAACTCCATGATATCACAACCTTTCCTCGATTGGCCTCAGGATTACTAACATGTATGATGAtatgtttttaaatattaatT contains:
- the LOC142395995 gene encoding MAGUK p55 subfamily member 4-like, producing MRKNMEDGVCEMLSSVVEDVGEAVSRDIGGAQLLHDLLSAPWLRALLKTYECLMQFQRQTPIPFLPYASGLSCEIMTTIESIDHPSAEARELYGLLYSPHVKALLSSHDSIAQSDYLPVLPLLPDELPEDEEAMRIVCLVKNNQPLGATIRREEETGDIYIARVIHGGLADRSGLLYPGDLLLEVNGNPVVGLEPEKVIQILTGSTGTILFKVIPHPAQVSSNQRPAYMRAMVDYCPHQDSSIPCPDAGMPFSRGDLLEVVDQSDGQWWQARKLPRGAACAGLIPSASMLKSKQRENWWCQPLQVHTCIRPWSQADNAPPEDDPPNPDGKRIVTDLDIQEINFDEADSDITDGIYLAGFRRSFRLWRRTSYRKRRQSCTSCSPNINALSTPYEEVALYQRPPQENHRLIILVGASGVGVNELRKRLIKLNPSTFQGPVPHTTRPLKEGEQTGREYHFVTKELFEYMVCNHRFVEYGESKGQLYGTSIDGMDEVLKRGRMCIIDVEPHSIQLLRTRKFKPFVIFIKPPNPERLRQTRRNSTIITNYAINRASTEEDFLELEDASQLMEAKYKQFFDSILVNDDLQDACIQLCSIIQQAQNEPQWVPVSWVRPEE